The following coding sequences lie in one Lytechinus pictus isolate F3 Inbred unplaced genomic scaffold, Lp3.0 scaffold_20, whole genome shotgun sequence genomic window:
- the LOC135157812 gene encoding uncharacterized protein LOC135157812 has translation MEDYIEFMKDVLETCAERAPSSYKQGKVNYVPHTGVYHPKKPGKIRVVFDCSAKCEGISLNDNLLQGPDLTNGLVGVLCRFRQEEVAVVGDIKGMFHQFFVSEEDRDLLRFLWWEDGDPNKNVIEYRMKVHLFGATSSPGCANYGFKKAADDGEAEFGSNAASYIRDDFYVDDGLKSVATPDEAVSVMKASQAICSKAGLRLHKIMSNNKEVLQSFPIEDRAKGIADLDLEVDPLPIERALGVFWCVESDTLQFRIELKDRPLTRRGVLSTVGSIYDPIGLASPVTLRGKQILQDLCRRKLDWDSPLPDDVRPQWEKWRSEISELEKLNVPRCYKPPNFGKVKCTELHHFSDASFDGYGQCSYLRLVNEEDKVCCSLVTAKSRVTPLRQMTIPRLELTAATVSAKMSTFIRKELTVAKPQEFFWTDSQVVLGYIRNEARRFHVFVANRVQQIHDESNPKRWFYVNTEDNPADEASRGMTAKELVESSRWLVGPKFLHEKGEFKIPIEQYKASCEKDDPEVRHVSTLSTLTARANHFEISRLQHISSWQRAKRVVALCMMFKSKLRKREVKRKTSPKLNRPLKRVILTVAEVDAAETEIIRNLQIEPFRDELMILRNLGSGEQKDRQTARKRNSEIKPISSLYRLDPYIGSDGIMRVGGRIDKAAVPDEIKHPVIMPRNSHMTTLLIRHKHEQVNHMGRGITHNQLRQNGYWVIGGSSVVSSIISKCVLCRKMRGPLQQQKMADLPKDRLGPAPPFTYCAVDYFGPFNIKEKRSIVKRYGVLFTCMASRAIHLEAANSLTSSSFINCLRRFLTRRGPVRQIRSDRGTAFVGARNELREAMRELDQESIQTYLLENGVDWIPFQMNTPSASHMGGVWERQIGTVRRVLEPLLISSGSQLDDESFQTFLTEVESVVNSRPLSTANLCAGDAPEPLTPNHLLTMKAKVVMPPPGKFQREDVYARKWWRRVQYLANEFWSRWKREYLQDIQTRQKWVHPKRDLAIGDIVIVKDCSDTRSQWPLGRVTEAYKCDDGRVRKVKLIMADRDLRKDGKRKHEPRFLERPIHKLVLILADD, from the coding sequence ATGGAAGACTACATAGAATTCATGAAAGATGTGCTTGAAACATGTGCTGAAAGGGCTCCCTCTAGCTACAAACAAGGAAAGGTAAACTATGTACCCCATACTGGTGTCTATCATCCCAAAAAGCCAGGGAAAATACGTGTGGTCTTTGATTGCTCAGCAAAGTGTGAAGGAATCTCACTCAATGACAACCTCCTACAAGGACCAGACTTGACTAATGGCTTAGTTGGAGTACTGTGCAGGTTCCGCCAAGAAGAAGTTGCTGTCGTTGGAGACATCAAAGGAATGTTTCACCAATTCTTCGTGTCGGAGGAAGATCGGGACCTTCTCCGTTTCTTGTGGTGGGAAGATGGTGACCCAAACAAAAACGTGATCGAATACAGGATGAAGGTTCACCTATTCGGCGCTACTAGCTCACCTGGATGTGCTAACTATGGCTTCAAGAAAGCAGCAGATGATGGCGAAGCTGAGTTTGGGTCCAATGCAGCTTCATATATTCGAGATGACTTCTATGTCGACGACGGACTTAAGTCAGTTGCAACCCCAGATGAAGCCGTGAGTGTCATGAAAGCAAGTCAAGCAATCTGCAGTAAAGCTGGACTGAGATTACACAAGATAATGTCTAACAATAAGGAGGTTCTGCAGAGTTTTCCTATCGAAGACAGAGCTAAGGGTATTGCTGACTTGGACCTAGAAGTTGATCCACTACCAATAGAGAGAGCATTAGGTGTATTCTGGTGCGTGGAAAGTGATACATTGCAGTTCCGAATTGAGCTTAAAGATCGCCCTCTTACTAGACGGGGAGTTCTATCCACTGTTGGCTCAATTTATGACCCTATCGGCCTTGCAAGTCCAGTGACTCTGAGAGGAAAACAGATTCTCCAGGACCTCTGCAGAAGGAAACTTGATTGGGACAGCCCCTTACCCGATGACGTCAGACCACAGTGGGAGAAATGGAGATCTGAAATAAGTGAACTCGAGAAACTTAACGTCCCAAGATGTTACAAGCCTCCAAACTTCGGCAAGGTAAAGTGTACAGAGTTACATCACTTTTCAGATGCAAGTTTTGATGGTTACGGACAGTGCTCTTATCTTCGCCTGGTGAATGAAGAGGACAAAGTGTGTTGCTCTCTTGTGACAGCCAAATCAAGAGTAACCCCACTCAGACAAATGACTATTCCTAGACTCGAACTGACGGCTGCCACTGTATCAGCAAAGATGAGTACATTTATAAGGAAAGAATTGACAGTGGCTAAACCTCAAGAATTCTTCTGGACAGATAGTCAAGTGGTCTTGGGTTACATTCGTAACGAAGCAAGGAGATTCCATGTCTTCGTGGCAAATAGGGTGCAACAGATACATGACGAATCAAACCCCAAAAGATGGTTCTATGTGAACACAGAAGACAACCCTGCTGATGAGGCGTCTCGAGGGATGACAGCAAAGGAGCTCGTTGAAAGTAGCCGCTGGCTGGTTGGACCGAAGTTTCTTCATGAGAAAGGAGAATTCAAGATTCCTATAGAGCAGTATAAAGCCAGCTGTGAGAAAGATGACCCAGAAGTTAGACATGTGTCGACTTTGTCTACATTGACTGCTAGAGCCAACCACTTCGAGATTAGTCGCCTCCAGCATATCTCAAGCTGGCAACGTGCCAAGAGAGTGGTAGCACTATGTATGATGTTCAAAAGTAAACTACGAAAGAGAGAAGTGAAGAGGAAGACAAGCCCTAAATTGAACCGTCCACTCAAACGTGTTATCTTGACGGTTGCAGAAGTCGATGCAGCAGAAACTGAAATAATCCGAAACTTGCAGATAGAACCTTTTCGTGACGAATTGATGATACTTCGCAACTTAGGCTCTGGTGAGCAAAAGGACAGACAGACAGCAAGGAAGAGAAACAGTGAAATCAAGCCAATCAGTTCTCTATATCGTCTAGATCCATATATTGGCAGTGATGGTATCATGCGAGTTGGTGGACGAATTGACAAAGCTGCCGTACCTGACGAAATCAAGCATCCCGTCATCATGCCGAGAAATTCTCATATGACGACATTGCTCATAAGACACAAGCATGAGCAGGTTAACCACATGGGAAGAGGAATCACACATAACCAACTGAGACAAAATGGATACTGGGTGATTGGTGGTTCTTCTGTAGTTTCCAGTATCATATCAAAGTGTGTCTTGTGCAGAAAAATGAGAGGACCATTGCAGCAACAGAAGATGGCAGATCTGCCAAAAGATCGCCTAGGACCGGCACCCCCATTCACATATTGTGCTGTGGATTACTTTGGACCTTTCAacatcaaagaaaaaagaagtatTGTGAAAAGATATGGAGTACTTTTCACTTGTATGGCATCAAGAGCCATTCATCTAGAAGCAGCAAATAGTCTCACAAGCAGTAGCTTCATCAACTGCCTCCGGCGGTTCCTCACTCGTCGTGGACCAGTCAGACAGATCAGATCTGATAGAGGGACGGCTTTCGTTGGCGCTAGAAACGAGTTGCGGGAAGCAATGAGAGAGTTGGACCAGGAATCTATCCAGACGTATCTACTTGAGAATGGAGTTGATTGGATACCCTTCCAGATGAACACGCCGAGTGCATCTCACATGGGAGGAGTTTGGGAGCGCCAGATTGGTACAGTACGCAGAGTCCTTGAACCCCTCCTCATTAGTTCAGGGTCACAACTAGATGATGAATCCTTCCAGACGTTCCTTACTGAAGTAGAGTCAGTTGTCAATTCCAGACCACTGTCTACAGCTAATCTATGTGCAGGAGATGCCCCTGAACCGTTGACCCCGAACCATCTGCTAACCATGAAGGCAAAAGTTGTGATGCCTCCCCCAGGCAAGTTTCAGCGAGAAGACGTATATGCTCGGAAGTGGTGGCGTCGTGTGCAGTATCTAGCGAACGAATTCTGGAGTAGATGGAAGCGTGAATATCTCCAAGACATCCAAACAAGACAGAAGTGGGTCCATCCAAAGCGTGACCTCGCGATAGGCGACATCGTCATTGTAAAAGACTGCAGCGATACTCGAAGTCAGTGGCCACTAGGAAGAGTGACAGAAGCCTACAAATGTGATGACGGTCGAGTTCGTAAAGTGAAACTAATCATGGCTGATCGCGATCTTCGAAAAGACGGTAAACGTAAGCATGAGCCTAGATTTTTGGAAAGACCCATACATAAGCTCGTTTTGATCCTAGCAGATGACTAG
- the LOC135157811 gene encoding uncharacterized protein LOC135157811 has product MERKDKHDKEECGSLKSKCSSTRTGVSLAVSVELEMLELKKKAAAMQAKLSFKEKEKKVKEMERKAKMAQEAYEEMQDALVCEIELAENEAKLEVLEEFGLEKSSLLEGLDVNKEADMDRFLKSCEADVTPPPNLVAGQSPQNFQVPSTQQSGWEQIAKSLERCVTQLGNVSLQQCAANQEMSASLQLPKIDIPIFNGDPMTYPMWKHAFISMIDSKPMGSTTKLMYLNNYVTGKPKDVVQHFMLIGSEDGYERAMSLISERYGNPSIVSTAYMNKLAAWPKIGPKDSNGLMELADFLGKVKAAKQSVKSLGILDYPQENAKLLEKLPVYLEGRWRDEIDRQRENIDQQEYPSFSKFEEFVRRAANKANIPELAGLRETSRSLGALGPKARTFATDGRRVKSEWSKNGSYANCPWCKEDHTLDECDDFVTKPMYDRKAFFFKRRLCMGCGMTDSHRIKECQDRRSCKECGGSHLSCLHYATKKTEHAGFANCTTVCSIQDQNGRDHSMIVPVWVRHQENPSKECRVYAVLDDQSNVSFMSEKLRDKLGVKGASTNLQLTTMHGSSNIESKKIKGLEIQDYNKEHVIQLPVAFARQEIPASRSQIPKKEVVNHWPHLRQVADEMIPYDRNIDVSLLIGNDCPRAIRPRQVITGGEDDPYAQKSLLGWGIIGKVCLTSESSGAVVCNKATSCESEKFAVPSTAKEILCPQKVIAILEKDFADENMGGQSISMEDKKFLRIMEKGIRKRPDGHYEMPPPPSRRLTHRYHTIAK; this is encoded by the coding sequence ATGGAGAGAAAAGATAAGCATGATAAGGAAGAATGCGGATCTCTCAAGTCAAAGTGCAGTTCCACGAGGACCGGAGTAAGTCTAGCGGTCTCTGTAGAGCTGGAAATGTTGGAGTTAAAAAAGAAGGCCGCCGCCATGCAAGCAAAATTGTCtttcaaagaaaaggaaaagaaagtaaaggaaatggaaagaaaagccAAGATGGCACAAGAAGCATACGAAGAGATGCAAGATGCATTAGTCTGCGAGATAGAACTCGCAGAAAACGAAGCTAAGTTAGAAGTGCTGGAAGAATTTGGATTGGAGAAATCATCCCTATTGGAAGGACTTGATGTCAATAAAGAAGCTGATATGGATAGATTTCTGAAGTCATGCGAGGCAGATGTAACGCCTCCTCCAAATCTTGTAGCGGGGCAGTCGCCGCAGAATTTCCAAGTACCTTCTACCCAACAGTCAGGATGGGAGCAGATTGCCAAATCACTGGAAAGATGTGTTACTCAGCTCGGCAACGTAAGTCTCCAACAATGTGCCGCTAATCAGGAAATGTCGGCATCTCTTCAGCTACCTAAGATAGACATTCCCATCTTTAATGGAGACCCCATGACCTACCCAATGTGGAAGCATGCATTCATAAGTATGATAGATAGCAAGCCAATGGGATCTACCACCAAGTTGATGTACCTGAATAATTATGTAACAGGAAAACCAAAGGATGTCGTCCAGCATTTCATGCTGATAGGAAGTGAAGATGGCTATGAAAGAGCGATGAGTCTCATAAGTGAGAGATATGGAAATCCAAGCATCGTTAGCACAGCCTACATGAATAAACTTGCCGCCTGGCCAAAGATAGGACCGAAGGATTCAAACGGTTTGATGGAGCTCGCAGATTTCCTAGGAAAAGTAAAGGCAGCAAAGCAATCAGTAAAATCTCTTGGAATCTTAGATTATCCACAGGAGAATGCCAAACTTCTAGAGAAATTGCCTGTATATCTCGAAGGAAGATGGAGAGATGAGATTGACCGTCAGAGAGAAAACATCGACCAACAAGAATATCCATCATTCTCAAAGTTTGAAGAGTTTGTGAGAAGGGCAGCTAACAAGGCCAACATCCCTGAACTTGCAGGCCTCAGAGAAACCTCGAGAAGTCTTGGAGCATTGGGTCCTAAAGCAAGAACATTCGCTACAGATGGAAGGAGGGTAAAATCGGaatggtcgaaaaatggaagcTATGCAAACTGTCCTTGGTGTAAGGAAGACCATACCCTAGATGAATGTGATGATTTCGTCACCAAGCCTATGTATGACCGGAAGGCATTTTTCTTCAAGCGGAGACTGTGCATGGGATGTGGGATGACAGATAGTCATCGTATCAAGGAGTGCCAAGATCGACGATCGTGCAAGGAATGTGGGGGTAGCCATCTGTCCTGTCTACACTATGCTACAAAGAAGACTGAGCATGCAGGGTTTGCCAACTGTACTACAGTATGCTCAATCCAGGATCAAAACGGCAGAGATCATAGTATGATTGTACCAGTCTGGGTGAGACATCAAGAAAATCCAAGTAAAGAGTGCCGTGTGTATGCAGTGCTTGATGATCAGTCAAATGTAAGCTTCATGTCAGAGAAACTGCGTGACAAACTCGGCGTAAAGGGAGCTTCAACAAATCTGCAGCTGACAACAATGCATGGAAGTTCTAACATCGAAAGTAAGAAAATCAAGGGTCTGGAGATACAAGACTATAATAAGGAGCATGTAATTCAACTACCAGTGGCCTTTGCAAGACAGGAAATACCAGCCAGCAGGTCACAAATACCCAAGAAGGAGGTGGTAAATCACTGGCCTCATCTTCGTCAAGTTGCGGATGAAATGATACCCTATGATAGAAACATTGATGTGTCACTCTTGATCGGAAATGATTGCCCAAGAGCTATCCGGCCTCGACAAGTAATCACTGGAGGGGAGGATGATCCCTATGCTCAAAAATCTCTCCTAGGTTGGGGAATTATTGGAAAAGTCTGCCTGACATCTGAAAGTTCAGGTGCTGTTGTTTGCAACAAAGCTACAAGTTGTGAGAGCGAGAAGTTTGCAGTCCCGTCAACAGCGAAAGAAATCCTCTGCCCGCAGAAAGTCATTGCGATTCTCGAGAAGGACTTTGCTGATGAAAACATGGGAGGGCAGTCTATCTCAATGGAGGACAAGAAGTTCCTGCGAATCATGGAGAAAGGAATAAGGAAACGACCAGACGGACATTAtgagatgcccccccccccctcaagacGCCTAACACATCGCTACCATACAATCGCAAAGTAG